A single Xiphias gladius isolate SHS-SW01 ecotype Sanya breed wild chromosome 18, ASM1685928v1, whole genome shotgun sequence DNA region contains:
- the birc5b gene encoding baculoviral IAP repeat-containing protein 5b, translating into MASIDVLRTRFYFYDKMYSHDLREQSFADWPFREECNCTPEKMARAGFVHCPSENEPDVACCFFCLIELEGWEPDDDPWTEHVKRSPNCGFLTMKRDFTELTVADFYQMEKERLKVYLRKVCHKEMAYLRDDIDHTLESLKSQLDSI; encoded by the exons ATGGCCAGCATAGATGTATTGAGAACCAGGTTTTACTTTTATGACAAGATGTATAGTCATGATTTACGTGAACAAAGCTTTGCTGACTGGCCATTTAGAGAGGAGTGTAACTGCACACCTGAAAAG aTGGCCAGGGCTGGGTTTGTCCACTGCCCCAGTGAGAATGAGCCTGATGTTGCATGCTGTTTCTTCTGTCTGATTGAGCTTGAGGGTTGGGAGCCAGATGATGATCCCTG GACTGAACACGTAAAACGTTCCCCTAACTGTGGATTCTTAACCATGAAGAGAGACTTCACCGAGCTAACTGTGGCTGATTTCTATCAAATGGAAAAGGAGAGGCTAAAGGTCTACCTT AGAAAGGTTTGTCATAAGGAGATGGCATATTTGCGGGATGACATAGACCATACACTTGAGAGCCTTAAATCTCAGTTGGACTCCATatga